One Staphylococcus simiae genomic region harbors:
- a CDS encoding YjjG family noncanonical pyrimidine nucleotidase: MTYQCILLDFDDTIVDFYDAEEQGFFHMTQQFNHNATIEDFQLFKKINKQHWEAFQQNKFTKEQILSRRFEMYFNHHNMKVDGREVDFLYREGLAKANIKYFDNTLETIAELSNNHKLYIVTNGVTETQQRRLQQTPLDKYMDGIFISEQTGSQKPNKAFFDYVFKDIGEHYRDNSIIVGDSLTSDILGAQNAGIASCWFNVRNFANNTTIQPTYEINNLKQLINIVK; the protein is encoded by the coding sequence TTGACTTATCAATGTATATTATTAGATTTTGACGATACTATAGTAGATTTTTATGATGCAGAAGAACAAGGCTTTTTTCATATGACGCAACAATTTAATCATAATGCAACTATAGAAGACTTCCAACTATTTAAAAAAATAAACAAACAGCATTGGGAAGCTTTTCAACAAAATAAATTTACAAAAGAACAAATATTATCGCGTCGTTTTGAAATGTATTTTAATCATCATAATATGAAGGTCGATGGTAGGGAAGTAGATTTCTTGTATAGAGAAGGATTGGCTAAAGCTAACATAAAATATTTTGATAATACATTAGAAACTATTGCAGAGCTATCAAATAATCATAAGTTATACATTGTTACTAATGGAGTTACAGAAACGCAACAACGGAGATTACAACAAACACCTCTAGATAAATATATGGACGGTATTTTCATTTCTGAACAAACTGGTTCTCAAAAACCTAATAAAGCGTTTTTTGATTATGTGTTTAAAGATATAGGAGAGCATTATAGAGATAATTCGATTATAGTTGGAGATTCTCTTACTTCTGATATTTTAGGTGCTCAAAATGCAGGTATAGCAAGTTGTTGGTTTAATGTTAGAAATTTTGCCAATAATACTACGATACAACCTACATATGAAATAAATAATTTAAAACAATTAATCAATATTGTAAAATAA
- a CDS encoding fibrinogen-binding protein, which produces MIKKYATKAILSATIIGISTTIFSNISQAQQQPQYNSYANNYHNNTLIKLSEAKKAVAEFQRKRTIATHRKAQRAVNLVHFDYKYEKKKLQKQIDIVLKYNILK; this is translated from the coding sequence ATGATTAAAAAATATGCAACAAAAGCAATATTAAGTGCAACGATTATTGGTATATCAACAACAATTTTTAGTAATATTTCGCAGGCTCAACAACAACCACAATATAATAGTTATGCTAATAACTACCATAATAATACGTTAATAAAATTGAGTGAAGCTAAAAAAGCTGTTGCAGAATTCCAACGTAAAAGAACAATTGCTACACATCGAAAAGCTCAAAGAGCTGTTAACTTAGTACATTTTGATTATAAATATGAAAAGAAAAAACTTCAAAAACAAATTGATATCGTATTAAAATATAATATTTTAAAATAA
- a CDS encoding N-acetyltransferase: MGNIKHLEINYKTDELFENFREFGNKDLYMIDELNGQIIDASSDSPFYGIFVGEQLGARMALLRKGDVEEIYFPEFEDYLLLWKLEVLPKYQHRGYATELIDYAKSFNMPIKAIGRNDSKNFFLHHGFEDVEAKNPEGHDVLLWKPKSN, translated from the coding sequence ATGGGTAATATAAAACATCTCGAAATTAATTATAAAACTGATGAGCTTTTTGAAAATTTTAGAGAATTTGGTAATAAAGATTTATACATGATTGATGAATTAAATGGTCAAATTATTGATGCAAGTTCAGACTCACCTTTTTATGGTATCTTTGTTGGTGAGCAACTTGGCGCACGTATGGCACTACTTAGAAAAGGCGACGTTGAAGAAATTTATTTTCCAGAATTCGAAGATTACTTATTATTGTGGAAACTAGAAGTTTTACCAAAATATCAACATAGGGGCTACGCAACTGAATTAATAGATTATGCTAAAAGTTTCAATATGCCAATTAAAGCAATTGGTAGAAATGATTCTAAAAACTTTTTCTTACATCATGGATTTGAAGATGTCGAAGCAAAAAATCCTGAAGGTCATGATGTTTTATTATGGAAACCTAAAAGTAACTAA
- a CDS encoding beta-class phenol-soluble modulin has protein sequence MTKLAEAIASTVQAAQQHDSAKLGTSIVDIVSNGVGLLGKLFGF, from the coding sequence ATGACAAAATTAGCAGAAGCAATTGCAAGTACTGTACAAGCAGCACAACAACATGATAGCGCTAAGTTAGGAACTAGCATTGTTGATATCGTTTCTAATGGTGTTGGCTTGTTAGGTAAATTATTTGGATTTTAA
- a CDS encoding YfcE family phosphodiesterase translates to MSKWIIISDNHNESGILYDIYEMHSDADVFIHLGDSEFEYNDTELSLYHRVKGNCDFYPEFPMEEIIDVNGIKAFYTHGHMYSVNQTRQLLADKAKELSCQFAFYGHTHVAKYENIDGIHVINPGSISQSRSSEEETFAEIMIDDDNQTGTINFRNRNNKIIRHTSF, encoded by the coding sequence ATGTCTAAATGGATTATAATTAGTGACAATCATAATGAGTCAGGGATATTATATGACATATATGAAATGCATAGTGATGCTGATGTTTTTATACATTTGGGTGATTCAGAATTTGAATATAATGATACCGAATTAAGTTTATATCATCGAGTAAAAGGTAATTGTGATTTTTATCCTGAATTTCCAATGGAAGAAATAATTGATGTGAATGGAATTAAAGCTTTTTATACTCACGGACATATGTATAGTGTGAATCAAACACGTCAATTATTAGCTGATAAAGCTAAAGAATTAAGTTGTCAATTCGCATTTTATGGACATACACATGTAGCAAAATATGAAAATATTGACGGCATACATGTCATCAATCCAGGAAGTATTTCACAGTCAAGAAGTTCAGAAGAAGAAACTTTCGCTGAGATAATGATAGACGACGACAACCAAACAGGAACAATCAATTTTAGAAATCGTAACAACAAAATTATTAGACACACTTCCTTCTGA
- a CDS encoding beta-class phenol-soluble modulin, whose protein sequence is MEGLFNAIKETVTAAINNDGAKLGTSIVDIVENGVGIVSKLFGF, encoded by the coding sequence ATGGAAGGTTTATTCAATGCAATTAAAGAAACAGTAACAGCAGCTATAAATAATGATGGTGCAAAATTAGGTACAAGCATTGTTGATATCGTTGAAAATGGTGTGGGTATCGTTTCTAAATTATTTGGTTTTTAA